A genomic region of Eucalyptus grandis isolate ANBG69807.140 chromosome 5, ASM1654582v1, whole genome shotgun sequence contains the following coding sequences:
- the LOC104443937 gene encoding late embryogenesis abundant protein At1g64065 → MMPEKNENQYQPRELSNGHHRTDEESLLTMEEEEEAKRKKKMKWTIGIIAFIIFQVVQGLFFVLVIMKFKSPKFRVADFTIPTLTTETQTSPSFNMSFVAPIRVKNTNWGPFKYGASNMTFTYGGVQVGQVNIPKGKANFKSTKKINLDVTLSTPDLPTSISSNLGNELSSQVITLSSQGELKGKITVMFMFKKTKISQMNCNMTINTSTKAVQFLSCK, encoded by the coding sequence ATGATGCCTGAGAAGAACGAGAACCAATACCAGCCCCGAGAATTGTCGAACGGCCACCATCGTACCGATGAGGAATCGCTGCTGAccatggaggaggaggaggaggccaagcgcaagaaaaagatgaagtgGACAATCGGCATCATCGCCTTCATCATCTTCCAGGTAGTCCAAGGCCTCTTCTTTGTCTTGGTCATCATGAAATTCAAGTCCCCTAAGTTCAGGGTCGCCGATTTCACCATCCCGACCCTGACCACCGAGACTCAGACATCTCCCTCGTTCAACATGAGCTTCGTCGCTCCGATCCGGGTCAAGAACACCAACTGGGGTCCCTTCAAGTACGGCGCCTCCAACATGACCTTCACCTATGGAGGTGTCCAGGTGGGACAAGTGAACATTCCCAAGGGCAAGGCCAACTTCAAGTCCACCAAGAAGATCAATTTGGATGTGACTCTGAGCACTCCTGATTTGCCCACCAGTATTAGCTCGAATCTTGGGAACGAACTAAGCTCACAAGTCATAACCTTGAGCAGTCAGGGCGAGCTTAAAGGAAAGATTACAGTCATGTTTATGTTCAAGAAGACGAAGATCTCACAAATGAATTGCAACATGACGATCAATACCTCGACAAAGGCGGTCCAATTTTTGTCATGTAAATGA
- the LOC120293594 gene encoding late embryogenesis abundant protein At1g64065-like gives MADKNQNQYHPAEVNGYHRSDQESLEEIEEARRKKKMKWTIGIIAFIIFQVVQGLFFVLVIMKFKSPKFRVADFTIPTLTTEAQTSPSFNMSFVAPIRVKNTNWGPFKYDASTVNFIYGDVQVGQATIPKGKANFKSTKKIDVPVTLNSGALPTSSNLGSELTLKSQGELKGKVTVMFMFKKTKISKMNCTIEISTSAKEVKSLHCS, from the coding sequence ATGGCGGACAAGAACCAGAACCAATACCACCCGGCGGAGGTGAACGGCTACCACCGGAGCGACCAGGAGTCGCTTGAGGAGATCGAGGAGGCGAGGCgcaagaaaaagatgaagtgGACAATCGGCATCATCGCCTTCATCATCTTCCAGGTAGTCCAAGGCCTCTTCTTTGTCTTGGTCATCATGAAATTCAAGTCCCCTAAGTTCAGGGTGGCCGATTTCACCATCCCGACCCTGACCACCGAGGCGCAGACATCTCCCTCGTTCAACATGAGCTTCGTCGCTCCGATCCGGGTCAAGAACACCAACTGGGGTCCCTTCAAGTACGATGCTTCTACTGTTAACTTCATCTATGGGGACGTCCAAGTGGGACAAGCGACCATTCCCAAGGGCAAGGCCAACTTCAAGTCCACCAAGAAGATCGATGTGCCCGTGACCTTGAACTCCGGTGCTTTGCCTACTAGTTCGAACCTTGGGAGCGAATTAACCTTGAAAAGCCAAGGCGAGCTCAAAGGAAAGGTAACAGTCATGTTCATGTTCAAGAAGACCAAGATCTCAAAAATGAATTGCACCATAGAGATCAGTACATCAGCAAAGGAGGTCAAATCCTTGCATTGCAGCTGA